In Desulfosediminicola ganghwensis, a single window of DNA contains:
- the tatA gene encoding twin-arginine translocase TatA/TatE family subunit encodes MFGLGTPELIVILAIGVLVFGGKKLPEIGHGLGKAISSFKKGVSDVEGETKKIVDDIPGVKEAAEIKEKVDQVKDIGRILK; translated from the coding sequence ATGTTTGGACTCGGCACACCTGAGCTAATTGTAATTCTTGCCATAGGAGTGCTCGTTTTCGGTGGCAAAAAGCTTCCAGAGATCGGACACGGACTTGGCAAGGCCATCTCCTCTTTCAAAAAAGGCGTCAGTGACGTTGAAGGAGAAACCAAGAAGATCGTCGATGATATCCCAGGCGTCAAAGAAGCCGCAGAGATCAAAGAAAAAGTTGATCAGGTCAAAGACATCGGCCGCATTTTGAAATAG
- a CDS encoding twin-arginine translocase TatA/TatE family subunit, protein MFGLGMPELIVILVIIVIIFGAGKLPEIGSGIGKGIKNFKEATRQEEDPKKIDEDKKDNSDKTA, encoded by the coding sequence ATGTTCGGACTTGGAATGCCGGAACTCATCGTTATTCTGGTTATTATTGTAATTATTTTTGGAGCAGGTAAACTTCCAGAGATCGGCTCCGGAATTGGTAAAGGTATTAAAAATTTCAAAGAGGCTACCCGTCAGGAAGAGGATCCCAAGAAAATTGATGAGGACAAGAAAGACAACAGCGACAAGACCGCTTAG